The stretch of DNA GCGCGCCGGCGGCATGGGCCTGGTCGCGGCCGCGATCTACCTCGAGGACCGCTACGTGCCCGAGATGGCGCTTCGCGTGGCTCTGGCTCAGATTGCCCGCATCGTCGCCGAGGCTCAGGATCCTGAGGCCGCTCGCGACTTCGTGGTGTGCCGCAATCTGCGCGACATCGACGCCGCGCGCGAGGCTCACAAGATTGCGCTGGTGATCACCATGGAAGGTGTAGAGCCGCTGGGGACCGACCTCAATCTGCTGCACATCTTTCATCAACTGGGTGTGCGGGTGATTGGGCTCACGCACGTCAGGCGCAACATGGCTGGCGACGGTGGTGTATTTGCGCCGCAGGGCTCATCGCGTCACGGCCTGACGGCTTTTGGTAAGGATGTGGTGCGCGAGTGTGAGGCGTTGCGCATCCTGGTCGATCTGGCGCACATCAACCCTGCGGGGTTTGACGATATCCTGTCGATCGCCACGCGTCCTCTGGCCGTGAGCCACAGCAACGCGCGGAAGTTCTACAACATCGAGCGCAACATGAGCGACGACCAGATTCGCGCCGTCGGCGGAGCAGGCGGGGTCATCGGTGTGAACGCGGTGCTTGTGAGCCCGGCCAAGGAAGAGACAACGATTGACCGGTACATCGATCACGTTGAGCACATCGCAGCACTGGCCGGCGGGGACGCCGTGGCGATCGGCTTTGATTTCTTCGAGCGCATCTTCAACCGGCTCGCGCCCGCCGAACGTGCCGTGCTGGGCCACATTCACTTCGTGCCGGACTTGAACAACCATTCTCACGCGCGCAATGTCACTCGCCGGCTCATCGAACGCGGCTGGCCCGATGCGGATATCGAGAAGTTCCTCTACGGCAACTGGCTGCGGCTTCTCAGAGCGACGCTGGCGTAAATCACTTGTGCTTGTGCACCATCCCGACCATGGCTGAGTAGTAGAAGGGTTTGTAGTGCGGGCTGGTGTCGTTGTGGCACCTCACGCACGTGTCTTCCGTGGTCTTCACCGGCTTCGCGGTGACCGCATCGCCCGTGGTGGCCGCATCCACATGCGCCCGGCCCGGGCCGTGGCACCCTTCGCACTGCACGTTGGGGAACCTTGGCATGGCCCCGTCAGCCGCGATCATCTCGGGCGATCCCGTCACGTGGCACTTGATGCAGGCATTCCCCTCGCGGTTAACCGCCTGAAGCTTGTTGAGCGCCTTGCTGTGTTTGGTCTCAGCCCACGAGCTGAACTGCACCGCGTGGCAGTCTTTGCAGGCGTCTGCGCCGATATACGGCGATTGTGTGGGTGTTTGAGCGGATGGTTGGCGCGCGGCCACGCTGATGACGATGAGCGAGCCGGTGAGCGCCACCATGACCTTGCGAAACAAGCTCGGCATGGGGGCCTCCAACGAAGTCCTACACTTCGAGTCTGCGCCTGCGGCAGGAGCCTGTCAACTTTTCACCATGAAGCTAAAACCCTGCAGGCTAAGAAGTCGAGTCCTCCACCGCATCGGCATTCCTCGCGAAGATCAGCGACGACAGCATGAGCAGCGGCAGCGCGTATTTTTCCCACGGCATGTAACTGAACGGCATCACCACCAGAAACGATCCGACCCCGGCCCACAAAAACACCGTGGTCATCGGCCGTGCCCCGGTGCGCCAGTTACTGAGGGTTCGACGGCCGCAGTACAGCAGGGCGGCGGTGCCCAGCGTGGCCATGGCCGCGAAGAACACCATCGTTCCCCACGCCGGCAGGTAGGACGACAGCGCCCGGTGCAGGAAGCCCACGGTCATCGCCCCTTCGCGCGTCTGCGCGAGCGACGCCTGCACGGGAAACACCAGCACGAACAGGCCCGCCAGGGCGGCGGCGCCCCAGATCGACGCGTTGATCCTGATGGCGATCGGCAACGCCAGCAGAATGAGATAGGCGCCTGGCATCGCGAGGTAGAGCGCGAGCGCATGCAGGTCGAAGCGCAGGCCTTCGGTCAGGTAGGTGTCGCGTACCGCGCTGGCTGGCGCGATATGGCCCCCCCACAACGCGATGAGCGCAATCAGCGGAAGTGTTCCCACCAGAGCTGACATCGTGAACCTCCACGGCCGCACCGACCGCGGCCTCACCAGAAAGTCCGCAATCAACAGCGCCGGTATCAGGAACACCAGGTACTGCCGCGCGGTGGTGGCCACCATCAGGCCCACCGCCGAGAGCCAGGGTCTGCGCGAATCTACGCCGAGCACGACCAGCGCCATACCCAGCAGCGACAACATGTCGGTGAACACAAACACAGACAAGCCGACGAAATACGGGTTCAAGACAATTACGCCCAGCGCAAGAAGCGCCATGGGTGCCGAGCGCACGTGTCGACGAATGGCGAACCACCAGACTGTGGCCGCACCCCACGCAATGAACGGTGACAATAGGCGAAGGGCCGGCGTGGAAAAGCCCGCCACGTGGCCCCAGGCGGAGTAGGTCAGATACGTGAGCGGCGCACTCATCTCGGGGTAGGTTCGCAGCAGGTCCAGCGACACACCCTGCCCAAACAACCGCACGGTCTCGAGGAAATGCCACTCGTCGCCCCACGGGGGGCGCCCCTTGACGAAAACCCATAGCGCCACGAATCCCACAAGCAGGGAAGAGCCGACCAGGACGTTCAAGCGTTGCGGGTGCGATTCGGCCACGTCGAGCACACTTTATACACCGGCGCGCACATCGGAAACGCCGACCACTGCCGAAACTTGCGCATGGGTGTTGAGCATCCGACAGTTCCCGCGCCAGCCAAAGCGGGGTGCCTCAGCCATCCCCACGTGTCCGGGGTGCACACAACGGCATCGACCTTGCTGTACAGAATGGCGTGAAACGGTTCGCGCCCAGGGTTGATCCCGAAACGCGGCAGCGCTACATGGCGGTATACGCCCGTGGCGCGGCGGTGAAGGAGGACCCCCTCCTGAACAAGGGCACGTGTTTCACTCGCGACGAGCGGGAGCAGCTTGGCCTCCTCGGGCTGCTCCCGGCCTCCGTGCAGACCCCGGCCGAGCAATTGAAGCGCGCCTACGACAACTACCTCAAGGCGGGCGACGACGTCCGGAAGTACCTGTTTCTGGCTGCCCTGCAGGATCGCAACGAACACCTCTTTGGACGCCTGATTCTCGACCACATCGAAGAAATGGTGCCCATCATCTACACCCCGACCGTGGGCAAGGCCTGCGAGCAGTACAGCCACATCTATCGCCGCGCGCGCGGCTTGTACGTGACGCAGGCCGAGCGCGGCCGGCTGGTCAGTGTGCTGCAAAACGGCTTTTGTGATGACCCCGGTGTGATCGTCATCACCGACAACGAAGCCATCCTCGGCATCGGCGACCAGGGCGTCGGCGGGATGCCGATTGCCATCGGCAAGCTCGCGCTCTACACCGCCGGAGCCGGCATTCATCCGGCACGGTGCCTTCCGCTGGATCTCGATGTGGGCACCGACAATCCCGCACTCCTCGACGATCCGATCTATCTCGGCGCGCGCCATCGCCGCCTGCGGGGTGAACCGTACTTCGCGCTGCTTGACGAATTGGTAGACGCCATCGCCACGGTGTTCCCACGCGCTCTCGTCCAGTGGGAGGATTTTTCCAACAGGAATGCCTTCCAGGTACTCGACCGCTATCGGACGCGGCTGCTCTCGTTTAATGACGACATTCAGGGCACCGGAGCCGTCGTGGTGGCCGGCATTCGCACCGGGCTCCTCCGCGTGGGACGCCCCCTGACCGACGCCCGCGTGGTGTTTTATGGCGCCGGTGCATCGGGAGCCGGATCGGCACTGGCCGTGCGAGCCGCGATGCGTGCGGCCGGCGTGCCCGCCGCAGACCTGTCACGCCGCGTGTTGTGCCTCGACTCGCAGGGCCTGATCGTGGGTGACCGGCCGGGCCTTGAAGGCGCCAAGCGCGATCTGGCGGCAGACCCTGCGCTCGTGGCTACCTGGCGCAAAAGCACGGACGGCACGCTCCGGCTGGCCGATGTCGTGCGCGAATTTCACCCGCACGCGCTGGTTGGCGTGTCGGGCCAACCCGGAGCGTTCACCGAGGCGATCATCAACGACATGTGGGATTCCTGCCCGCGCCCCATCGTCCTGGCATTGTCGAATCCCACCAGCAAGGTGGAAGTGACGCCGGGTGAAGTGATTCGCTGGACGCGCGGTGCGGCGGTCGTCGGTACCGGCAGCCCGTTTGCCCCGGTGGAGTACGACGGGCAGACGTTCCGCATCGGTCAGGGCAACAACGTGTTCATCTTCCCCGGCGTCGGGCTCGGGGCCACGTCCGTGCAGGCGCGATGGCTGCCCGACGTGGCGTTCTCGGCAGCCGCCGACGCACTGTTTGGCTTCACCGGTGCATCGACCAGGCCCGGAGACGCCATCTACCCGCCGCTCGGGAAGTTGCGCGAGATCTCCCACGCGGTGGCGATCGCCGTCGGCCGGGCGCTGGTCAAAGAAGGCGCCGCGCCTGAAATGAGCGATGCCGACATCGAGCGCCGCGTCACCGCCAACATCTGGTCGCCCGACTATCTGCCGTATCGGCCGGCCTGAGTTCGGGCGATTCCCACTACCGCTTGGCGCGTCGCTCGAGAAATGCGCGCACTCGTGAGAGCACCTCGTCACCCTGCCAGGCGCGGGTGACGTCGGCATCAATGGCCGCCGCGTCACGCACTCGCGCCAGAATGGGCGCCAGCATCGCTCGCTTCGTGATCCCGAAGGTGACGGGTGCAATCGCTGCAAACCGAGTGGCCGCCTCCATCGCGCGTGGCAGCAGGCTGGCTGCGGGCACCACTTCGTTCACCAGACCCATCGCCATCGCCTCGGCCGGCAGCACGGTGCGCGCGCTGTAGACCAGGTCCCGGCCGT from Acidobacteriota bacterium encodes:
- a CDS encoding NAD-dependent malic enzyme, which gives rise to MKRFAPRVDPETRQRYMAVYARGAAVKEDPLLNKGTCFTRDEREQLGLLGLLPASVQTPAEQLKRAYDNYLKAGDDVRKYLFLAALQDRNEHLFGRLILDHIEEMVPIIYTPTVGKACEQYSHIYRRARGLYVTQAERGRLVSVLQNGFCDDPGVIVITDNEAILGIGDQGVGGMPIAIGKLALYTAGAGIHPARCLPLDLDVGTDNPALLDDPIYLGARHRRLRGEPYFALLDELVDAIATVFPRALVQWEDFSNRNAFQVLDRYRTRLLSFNDDIQGTGAVVVAGIRTGLLRVGRPLTDARVVFYGAGASGAGSALAVRAAMRAAGVPAADLSRRVLCLDSQGLIVGDRPGLEGAKRDLAADPALVATWRKSTDGTLRLADVVREFHPHALVGVSGQPGAFTEAIINDMWDSCPRPIVLALSNPTSKVEVTPGEVIRWTRGAAVVGTGSPFAPVEYDGQTFRIGQGNNVFIFPGVGLGATSVQARWLPDVAFSAAADALFGFTGASTRPGDAIYPPLGKLREISHAVAIAVGRALVKEGAAPEMSDADIERRVTANIWSPDYLPYRPA
- a CDS encoding membrane dipeptidase, producing the protein MQSRIDRLHAPGLIDLHYDLGMDLYEKRREPGVLVRDYRDDMRAGGMGLVAAAIYLEDRYVPEMALRVALAQIARIVAEAQDPEAARDFVVCRNLRDIDAAREAHKIALVITMEGVEPLGTDLNLLHIFHQLGVRVIGLTHVRRNMAGDGGVFAPQGSSRHGLTAFGKDVVRECEALRILVDLAHINPAGFDDILSIATRPLAVSHSNARKFYNIERNMSDDQIRAVGGAGGVIGVNAVLVSPAKEETTIDRYIDHVEHIAALAGGDAVAIGFDFFERIFNRLAPAERAVLGHIHFVPDLNNHSHARNVTRRLIERGWPDADIEKFLYGNWLRLLRATLA